A section of the Pleuronectes platessa chromosome 7, fPlePla1.1, whole genome shotgun sequence genome encodes:
- the hsf4 gene encoding heat shock factor protein 4, with translation MQESPGAMGVDGSYASNVPAFLTKLWTLVEDPDTNHLICWSATGTSFHVFDQGRFAKEVLPKYFKHNNMASFVRQLNMYGFRKVVNIEQSGLVKPERDDTEFQHLYFLQGHEHMLEHIKRKVSIVKSEETKVRQEDLSKLLYEVQLLRTQQDNMECQMQDMKQQNEVLWREVVSLRQNHSQQQKVMNKLIQFLFSQMQSNTPSTVGLKRKLPLMLDDGSPSPPASKFNHSHPMEPIHEPFYIQSPSSDSASCSTSGLTGGPIISDVTEMSQASMALQIQPDETRERCMMLIKEEPVSPGVRGGGKGGGVGGGEAVALTSTCEVCSSEPPVLPVAMVQSVLEGRGSAASVVERRGKRPVLDRVEVSDTVENVDMSLEELQQLLLRSHQQSSVEAGTSAVMDPFSLNLPLTEWNFTEMESNLKSKISCSLPAKFSIYMFQNQEAEAFPAAGCEEQ, from the exons ACCGGGACCAGTTTCCATGTGTTTGATCAGGGACGTTTTGCCAAAGAAGTTCTGCCAAAATACTTTAAACACAATAACATGGCGAGCTTCGTTCGACAGCTCAACATGT ACGGTTTCCGTAAGGTGGTGAACATTGAGCAGAGCGGTCTGGTGAAGCCAGAGAGAGACGACACAGAGTTCCAACATCTGTACTTCCTCCAGGGACACGAACACATGCTGGAACACATCAAGAGGAag GTTTCCATAGTGAAGAGTGAGGAGACCAAGGTCCGTCAGGAGGACCTGAGTAAACTGCTGTATGAGGTCCAGCTGCTCAGGACACAACAGGACAACATGGAGTGTCAGATGCAGGACATgaaaca ACAGAACGAGGTTCTGTGGAGAGAGGTGGTGTCACTGAGGCAGAACCACTCGCAGCAACAGAAAGTCATGAACAAG CTGATCCAGTTTCTGTTCAGCCAGATGCAGTCCAACACACCCAGTACTGTGGGCCTAAAAAGAAAGCT GCCCCTGATGCTGGACGACGGGTCTCCGAGCCCTCCGGCCTCCAAGTTCAACCACAGTCACCCGATGGAGCCCATACACGAGCCCTTCTACATTCAGTCG ccATCCAGTGACTCGGCTTCCTGCTCCACTAGTGGTCTGACAGGAGGACCAATCATATCAGACGTTACTGAGATGTCTCAGGCCAGCATGGCGCTGCAGATACAACCCGATGAGACGAG GGAGAGGTGCATGATGCTCATCAAAGAGGAGCCTGTGAGTCcaggagtgagaggaggagggaaaggaggCGGTGTGGGTGGAGGAGAGGCCGTGGCCTTGACCTCCACCTGTGAGGTGTGCTCCTCAGAACCCCCCGTCCTCCCTGTGGCAATGGTCCAGTCTGTTCTGGAGGGGAGGGGCTCCGCGGCCTCTGTGGTGGAGAGGAGGGGTAAGAGGCCAGTTCTGGACAG agtggaGGTTTCAGATACAGTGGAGAACGTGGACATgagcctggaggagctgcaacaGCTGCTGCTCAGGAGCCACCAGCAAAGCTCTGTGGAAGCTGGGACCAGTGCTGTGATGGAC CCCTTCAGTCTAAACCTACCTCTCACTGAGTGGAACTTCACAGAGATGGAGTCCAACCTCAAATCA AAAATATCTTGTTCTTTACCTGCTAAATTCTCTATT TACATGTTTCAGAATCAGGAGGCGGAGGCTTTTCCAGCTGCAGGCTGTGAGGAACAGTGA